A single window of Agelaius phoeniceus isolate bAgePho1 chromosome 16, bAgePho1.hap1, whole genome shotgun sequence DNA harbors:
- the LOC129127309 gene encoding LOW QUALITY PROTEIN: myeloid-associated differentiation marker homolog (The sequence of the model RefSeq protein was modified relative to this genomic sequence to represent the inferred CDS: inserted 4 bases in 3 codons; deleted 2 bases in 1 codon), whose translation MKGPFVPPAAGRAGARCQGGGTVAHGGFLPAPAPPSPPFAQPRVNDPPAPAAXPAWWQRQQSRGSLARAARGGWRLPALRPSSXDKSGCGQCPXGQSGSTMATLNLRALTSWVGIARLLAVLLSCLSFSLVASTRQFEAPYGTWCMFTWCFCFAVTLLVLLLELLELYPLLPLSWDDFTSAFSMLAALMVFTSSVVFPATFISSPCSGSQCARQAVATTTSCLCFLAYALEVSLTRAKPGDISSFLSTVPGLLKVFEAYVACLIFSLLDTREYTKESGLMWCVAVYSICFIFTLLIIIFTIGRCLTYIPCSLEKVLVGYNVLALLMYFTAVVLWPLYCFRGQSRPNSCDKNCPWNKNLGVTFLTIFNLIAYLVDLVYSTRMVFFRAPP comes from the exons AAAGGCCCTTTTGTACCTCCTGCcgcgggcagggctggggctcgcTGCCAGGGCGGAGGCACA GTGGCACACGGTGGCTTCctgcccgccccggccccgccgtcCCCGCCCTTTGCCCAGCCCCGCGTTAATGAtccaccagccccagcagc accggCGTGGTGGCAGCGGCAGCAGAGCCGGGGGTCCTTGGCACGGGCAGCTCGGGGAGGCTGGCggctccctgccctgcgcccCAGCA GGGATAAGAGCGGCTGCGGGCAGTGCC GCGGGCAGAGCGGCAGCACCATGGCCACACTGAACCTGCGCGCCCTGACCTCCTGGGTGGGCATCGCCCGCCTCCTGGCCGTCCTGCTGTCCTGCCTCTCCTTCAGCTTGGTGGCCTCCACCAGGCAATTCGAGGCTCCCTACGGGACGTGGTGCATGTTCACCTGGTGCTTCTGCTTCGCCGTGacgctgctggtgctgctgctggagctgctggagctctaCCCCCTGCTGCCGCTCTCCTGGGATGACTTCACCTCGGCTTTCTCCATGCTGGCCGCTCTGATGGTCTTCACCTCCTCGGTGGTGTTCCCTGCCACGTTcatcagcagcccctgcagtggcagCCAGTGTGCCCGGCAGGCTGTGGCCACCAccacctcctgcctctgcttcctCGCCTACGCCCTCGAGGTGTCGCTGACCCGCGCCAAGCCCGGGGACATCAGCAGCTTCCTCTCCACCGTGCCCGGGCTCCTCAAGGTTTTTGAAGCCTACGTGGCTTGCCTGATCTTCTCCCTGCTGGATACGCGTGAATACACAAAGGAATCTGGCCTGATGTGGTGCGTGGCTGTCTACTCCATCTGCTTCATCTTCACCCTTCTCATCATCATCTTCACCATTGGTCGCTGCCTCACCTACATCCCCTGCTCGCTGGAGAAGGTCTTGGTGGGCTACAatgtgctggccctgctgatgTACTTCACTGCCGTGGTCCTGTGGCCCCTCTACTGCTTCCGGGGCCAGAGCCGCCCCAATTCCTGCGACAAGAACTGCCCTTGGAACAAGAACCTGGGGGTCACCTTCCTCACCATCTTCAACCTCATCGCCTACTTGGTGGACCTGGTCTACTCCACCAGGATGGTTTTTTTCAGGGCACCTCCATAA
- the LOC129127320 gene encoding LOW QUALITY PROTEIN: cytoplasmic phosphatidylinositol transfer protein 1-like (The sequence of the model RefSeq protein was modified relative to this genomic sequence to represent the inferred CDS: inserted 4 bases in 2 codons), giving the protein MATAREVTASGAAASSRGCGNGSAGGSAASPPLPXPQHEPCPRQRLRLTPVLPXPCPCHPARGVTMLVKEYRICMPLTTEEYRVGQLYTISKHSHQESEKGEGVEVVKNEPHEDPVHGPGQFTEKRVHLSSKLPSWARAVTPRIFYITEKAWNYYPYTITEYTGGADSCSLQCSFLPKFSIYIETKYEDNCGDSENIFHSDKILGDHEVSFLDIAFDEIPERYYRSLEDPRFFSSAKTGRGPLREGWRQHTKPIMCSYKLVSVKFEVWGLQTRVEQFVHKVIRDILLIGHRQAFAWVDEWCGMTMEEVRRYEQETQEATNELIGLVAPAISVSEVGQPTATHSAPASAPSTPLSDEAPEFLAPPKTRPRKKSAPETLTLPALRERAGAE; this is encoded by the exons ATGGCAACGGCTCGTGAAGTCACCGCGAGCGGGGCGGCTGCTTCGAGCCGGGGGTGCGGGAACGGCAGCGCGGGAGGCAGCGCCGCGTCCCCCCCgctccc gccccagcatgAGCCCTGTCCCCGGCAGCGCCTCCGCCTGACCCCCGTGCTGCC GCCGTGCCCGTGTCACCCCGCCCGAGGTGTCACCATGCTGGTCAAGGAGTACCGCATCTGCATGCCGCTCACCACCGAGGAG TACCGCGTGGGGCAGCTCTACACCATCAGCAAGCACAGCCACCAGGAGAGCGAGAAGGGCGAGGGCGTGGAGGTGGTGAAGAACGAGCCCCACGAGGACCCCGTGCACGGCCCCGGGCAGTTCACTGAGAAGCGAGTCCACCTCTCCAG CAAACTGCCAAGCTGGGCACGGGCAGTGACCCCCCGCATCTTCTACATCACCGAGAAGGCCTGGAACTACTACCCCTACACCATCACAG AGTACACG GGAGGGG CTgacagctgctctctgcagtgctcCTTCCTGCCCAAGTTCTCCATCTACATCGAGACCAAGTACGAGGACAACTGCGGGGACAGTGAGAAT atCTTCCACAGTGACAAAATCCTTGGTGATCACGAGGTCTCTTTCCTGGACATTGCCTTCGATGAGATCCCTGAGCGCTACTACCGCAGCCTGGAG gacccccgtTTCTTCAGCTCGGCCAAGACAGGCCGGGGGCCGCTGCGGGAGGGCTGGCGCCAGCACACCAAGCCCATCATGTGCTCCTACAAACTGGTGAGCGTCAAGTTCGAGGTGTGGGGGCTGCAGACACGCGTGGAGCAGTTCGTGCACAAG GTGATCCGGGACATCCTGCTGATCGGGCACCGGCAGGCCTTCGCCTGGGTGGACGAGTGGTGCG GGATGACGATGGAGGAGGTGCGGCGCTACGAGCAGGAGACGCAGGAGGCCACCAACGAGCTCATCGGCCTGGTGGCACCGGCCATCTCGGTCAGCGAGGTGGGGCAGCCCACGGCCACGCACTCGGCCCCTGCCAGCGCCCCCTCCACCCCTCTCAGCGACGAGGCCCCCGAGTTCCTGGCTCCCCCCAAGACTCGCCCGCGGAAAAAGTCGGCGCCGGAGACCCTGACGCTGCCCGCGCTGCGGGAACGCGCTGGCGCCGAGTga
- the MSS51 gene encoding putative protein MSS51 homolog, mitochondrial, with the protein MAGGRRRGGGGRRGGPRQHAGTPGPASLPAPLSPAATPAQPNAGAAPKTGRSKKAPEEPAARAPDVDSLGFQAMDRNVPGLSHVILQKLNMKSYEDYKSAMDGRKSGSDFGIRTYFDMFQKMEDTFKFCVECKKLPDALPDPKSLRRCKRCQNVYYCGVACQRANWPLHKKFCKKLKLVALDRLVEWLIFTGDIPFPTDTWTKPAWDVKGWEDWFSMQEQLEEKLGAIVAGRYMTLLWANAGKPRPEDAELRESIRRLVTDFHSRPLTIGLGLRLFGIDPLTRPLTVHVVGASHVETLNTRLTDYDELTRMFPGHQGVEMVMVGVDVVDGPIMRPPLTTLAPRGKIYLSSYKGLYHDFWESHVETKLAAPPDLVVGFHPGFHACPDLLAGWLPTLLLLRDYRLPVLFTVYSEQELKASLQILVELEMHIVGYASNPFASLRPEQVYSSPNKPPVYCSSHYIALLGAEAVPGAEELEDDDGWQGGEPSAAAVAGGIGPGLG; encoded by the exons ATGGCGGGCGGGAGGCGCCGTGGGGGTggcgggcggcgcgggggaCCCCGGCAGCACGCCGGGACCCCCGGACCGGCCTCCTTGCCCGCACctctctctccagcagccacCCCGGCCCAGCCAAACGCAGGCGCTGCCCCCAAAACCGGCCGCTCCAAGAAGGCCCCGGAGGAGCCAGCGGCGAGGGCTCCAGATGTGGACTCGCTGGGCTTCCAGGCCATGGACCGCAACGTGCCGGGGCTGTCCCACGTCATCCTGCAGAAGCTCAACATGAAGAGCTATGAGGACTACAA GTCTGCCATGGACGGGAGGAAGAGCGGCAGCGATTTCGGCATCCGGACATATTTTGACATGTTCCAGAAGATGGAAGACACCTTCAAATTTTGTGTTGAGTGCAAGAAGCTCCCCGATGCCCTCCCGGACCCCAAAAGCCTCCGGCGTTGCAAGAG GTGCCAAAATGTGTACTACTGTGGCGTGGCATGCCAGCGTGCCAACTGGCCGCTGCACAAGAAGTTCTGCAAGAAGCTGAAGCTGGTGGCCCTGGACCGGCTGGTAGAGTGGCTCATCTTCACAG GAGACATCCCCTTTCCCACGGACACCTGGACAAAACCTGCCTGGGACGTGAAGGGCTGGGAGGACTGGTTCTccatgcaggagcagctggaggagaagctGGGTGCCATCGTGGCCGGGCGCTACATGACCCTGCTGTGGGCCAACGCCGGGAAGCCGCGGCCGGAGGACGCGGAGCTGCGGGAATCCATCCGGCGCCTGGTCACCGACTTCCACTCGCGGCCGCTCACCATCGGCCTGGGACTGCGGCTTTTCGGCATCGACCCCCTCACCAGGCCCCTCACCGTGCACGTGGTGGGGGCTTCCCACGTGGAGACCCTCAACACGCGGCTGACGGACTATGATGAGCTGACGCGGATGTTCCCGGGGCACCAGGGCGTGGAGATGGTGATGGTGGGGGTGGACGTGGTGGATGGACCCATCATGAGGCCACCCCTGACCACGCTGGCGCCCCGGGGAAAGATCTATCTCAGCAGCTACAAGGGGCTCTACCACGACTTCTGGGAAAGCCACGTGGAGACCAAGCTGGCCGCCCCTCCTGACCTGGTGGTGGGCTTTCACCCGG gcTTCCATGCCTGCCCAGACCTGCTGGCGGGctggctgcccaccctgctgctgctgcgggacTATCGCCTGCCCGTACTCTTCACCGTGTACAG tgagcaggagctgaaggCCTCCCTGCAGATCCTTGTGGAGCTGGAGATGCACATTGTGGGTTATGCCAGCAACCCCTTTGCCTCCCTGCGGCCCGAGCAGGTCTACTCGAGCCCCAACAAGCCGCCCGTCTACTGCAGCTCCCACTACATcgccctgctgggagcagaggctgtgccaggggctgaggagctggaggatgatgatggctggcagggaggagagcccagtgctgctgctgtggctgggggcaTTGGCCCAGGGCTGGGTTGA